From Candidatus Electrothrix rattekaaiensis, one genomic window encodes:
- a CDS encoding DUF6364 family protein, whose product MNAKLTLKMDDSVIASAKRFARSHNTSLSKLTETYFKTITRETAPQKRVSGVVGELAGVLKNKEVISSKSEYIDYLEEKYK is encoded by the coding sequence ATGAATGCAAAACTCACATTAAAAATGGATGATTCTGTTATTGCGTCAGCAAAGCGATTTGCTCGTTCTCATAATACATCTCTATCAAAGCTAACAGAAACATATTTTAAAACGATAACTCGTGAAACTGCACCGCAAAAAAGAGTCTCAGGAGTTGTTGGAGAGCTTGCAGGTGTACTTAAAAATAAAGAGGTCATCTCAAGTAAGAGTGAGTACATCGATTATCTGGAAGAAAAATATAAATGA
- a CDS encoding DUF2442 domain-containing protein, translating to MNSTINTPWKKAIRAEADQGYRLHVVMEDDEVLDLELTLLITTRESFWRLKNFNYFRKVAIDPLGGLCWPGGEDISPTKIPQYALSRSGH from the coding sequence ATGAACTCAACAATTAACACACCATGGAAAAAAGCAATCCGTGCAGAGGCGGATCAGGGGTATCGGCTACATGTGGTTATGGAAGACGATGAAGTGCTGGACTTGGAGCTGACCCTCCTGATCACAACCCGTGAATCTTTCTGGCGGCTGAAGAATTTTAATTATTTTCGTAAAGTTGCTATTGATCCCCTGGGCGGTTTATGCTGGCCCGGAGGTGAAGATATTTCTCCGACAAAAATTCCGCAGTATGCGCTGTCCCGGTCGGGCCATTAA
- a CDS encoding AAA family ATPase: MAKKFHYTGTCIPERHFTVDISAKLDAVMELIDAGEYFTVNRPRQYGKSTFMFLLAKRLRSEKENLALKISFEALGRSAFADEAAFSTAFLSLLKKQCVLHDMEERLKSATTGSSQTFTDLDSFITEFTKGKKVVLLIDETDAATDNALFLQFLGLLRSKYLARNEGEDSTFHSVILAGIHDVKNMKHKISPESGGTNSPWNIAADFEIDLTFSSSDIETMLQEYADERKVDMDIAAVACRLHFFTSGHPFLVSKVCYLLDTVIMQPDSSWREEDVDQAVDHILREKNTNFESLIKNLENNSELYRLVENILLKDIQLEYSEDNRLISQGVTYGIFGRERTKPLHIHNRIYKERIYNYITLNLKIGQLIDKNIEQYSSQNQFVTHEHTLDFEKVLTKFQQFMKEQYSPKDTAFVERNWRLLYLAFLKPIINGHGFDFKEVQISEEKRLDVVITYNRQKYINELKIWKGAEQHKKGIAQLVDYLNRQGRDQGFLVIFDFRKKMEYRQEKITVQGKGIFMVWV, translated from the coding sequence ATGGCAAAAAAATTTCATTACACCGGCACCTGCATCCCTGAACGACATTTCACCGTCGATATTTCCGCTAAACTGGATGCTGTCATGGAACTTATTGATGCTGGGGAATATTTTACCGTCAATCGACCTCGGCAATACGGCAAAAGCACCTTCATGTTTCTGCTGGCAAAAAGGTTGAGAAGCGAGAAAGAAAACCTTGCTCTCAAGATCAGTTTCGAGGCTCTGGGTCGATCTGCCTTTGCCGATGAAGCCGCTTTTTCCACCGCCTTCCTTTCTCTGCTGAAAAAACAATGCGTCCTGCATGACATGGAAGAACGGCTGAAGAGCGCAACCACCGGTTCTTCTCAAACCTTTACAGATCTGGACAGTTTTATAACCGAGTTCACCAAGGGGAAAAAAGTCGTTCTGTTGATCGACGAGACAGATGCGGCCACGGACAACGCCCTTTTCCTGCAATTCCTCGGCCTGTTGCGGAGTAAGTATCTAGCCCGGAACGAGGGAGAAGACTCCACCTTTCACAGCGTGATTCTGGCCGGGATCCATGATGTGAAAAACATGAAGCATAAGATCAGCCCGGAATCCGGCGGCACAAACAGCCCTTGGAATATTGCGGCGGACTTTGAGATTGATCTCACCTTTTCTTCCTCTGATATTGAAACCATGCTGCAGGAATACGCGGATGAACGAAAGGTTGATATGGATATCGCCGCTGTCGCCTGCCGCCTCCATTTTTTTACTTCGGGTCATCCGTTTCTGGTCAGCAAAGTCTGTTATCTTCTTGATACCGTTATAATGCAGCCTGACAGCTCATGGCGTGAAGAAGATGTTGATCAGGCCGTTGATCATATCCTGCGGGAAAAAAACACGAACTTTGAGAGCCTGATCAAAAATCTGGAAAACAACAGCGAGCTGTACAGGCTGGTGGAAAACATCCTGCTCAAGGATATTCAGCTGGAGTACAGTGAAGACAACCGTCTGATCAGTCAGGGAGTCACGTACGGCATTTTCGGCAGGGAGAGAACCAAACCTCTTCATATTCATAATCGTATCTATAAAGAACGGATCTATAACTATATCACCCTGAATCTCAAGATCGGGCAGCTCATAGATAAAAACATAGAACAGTACAGCTCTCAGAATCAGTTCGTTACCCATGAACACACGCTGGACTTTGAAAAGGTATTAACGAAATTCCAGCAGTTCATGAAAGAACAGTACAGCCCGAAAGACACGGCTTTTGTGGAAAGAAACTGGCGGCTTCTCTATCTGGCCTTTCTCAAACCGATCATCAACGGCCATGGTTTTGATTTCAAGGAAGTGCAGATCTCGGAAGAAAAACGGCTGGATGTGGTCATCACCTATAATCGGCAAAAGTACATCAACGAACTGAAAATCTGGAAGGGAGCGGAGCAGCATAAAAAAGGAATCGCCCAGCTTGTTGATTATCTGAACCGCCAAGGGCGGGATCAAGGCTTTCTTGTTATTTTCGACTTCCGAAAAAAGATGGAATACAGGCAGGAGAAAATTACGGTTCAGGGCAAGGGAATCTTTATGGTCTGGGTGTAA
- a CDS encoding type II toxin-antitoxin system YafQ family toxin: MLTIYYTTRFKRDFKRIRKKHKNMSKLQVVIKLLVDEKTLDPRYKDHRLIGNWAKHRECHIEPDWLLIYRITDNNLYLERTGSHAELFRK, from the coding sequence ACCCGTTTTAAGAGGGATTTTAAACGGATTAGAAAAAAACATAAAAATATGAGCAAACTACAGGTAGTTATTAAACTGCTTGTCGATGAAAAAACGCTTGATCCTCGATATAAAGATCACCGGCTCATCGGGAATTGGGCGAAGCACCGAGAATGTCACATCGAACCTGACTGGCTTCTCATCTACAGGATAACTGATAACAATCTGTATCTTGAGAGGACAGGCTCTCACGCCGAGTTGTTCAGGAAGTAG
- a CDS encoding AAA family ATPase, with protein MKRIVEKQIITWKDSARRKPLIIRGARQVGKTWLVDNVLAEQFEDYVKIDLEKRRDLHPLFADNLDPGAILRHLELTAGRITPGRTLVFFDEIQACPRAIMALRYFFEEMPELHVVAAGSLLEFAFGEISVPVGRVQYLYMHPMTFYEYLLALGKETVAEYTRQAPETVADSIQQAVLTELRQYFFIGGMPECVKTFRDSGSMLASFQVQSEILDSYRDDFAKYLPRIDPLCLDAVFLNAAKSVGEQLKYTRLNAGHSGQMNRRAFDLLVKAKLLHKIPSCDPSGLPLGATANLKKFKATMLDIGLMQRLCQVPAKTELLQEDLLALYRGKLAEQFVAQELLAWHSSELFYWARAARSSNAEVDFLVVRQGKIYPVEVKSGAGGSMKSLHLMLEKYPKCPQGLVLYSGCRRELPEQKLLFLPLYCAALIGDMRWGT; from the coding sequence TTGAAAAGAATTGTAGAAAAACAAATCATTACGTGGAAAGATTCCGCACGCCGAAAACCCCTGATCATCCGTGGAGCACGTCAGGTCGGGAAAACTTGGCTTGTGGACAATGTCCTGGCAGAGCAGTTTGAAGACTACGTCAAGATAGATCTGGAAAAACGGCGCGACCTGCACCCGCTCTTTGCTGATAATCTTGATCCGGGAGCCATCCTGCGTCACCTGGAACTGACAGCCGGGCGCATCACTCCCGGTCGTACCCTTGTTTTTTTTGATGAAATCCAAGCATGTCCCAGGGCGATCATGGCCTTGCGCTATTTCTTTGAGGAAATGCCGGAGCTTCATGTTGTTGCTGCCGGTTCCCTGCTGGAGTTCGCCTTTGGCGAGATTTCGGTGCCGGTCGGACGAGTGCAGTATCTGTACATGCACCCGATGACCTTTTACGAGTACCTCCTCGCCCTGGGCAAAGAAACTGTGGCCGAATATACGCGACAAGCACCGGAAACGGTTGCCGATTCTATCCAGCAGGCTGTTCTGACGGAACTGCGACAGTATTTTTTTATCGGAGGAATGCCGGAATGCGTTAAGACTTTTCGTGATTCCGGGTCAATGCTGGCCTCTTTTCAGGTTCAGTCAGAAATCCTTGACTCGTACCGTGATGATTTTGCCAAGTACCTGCCGAGAATAGACCCCCTCTGCCTTGACGCAGTTTTTCTCAATGCAGCAAAGAGTGTGGGAGAACAGCTCAAATATACCCGCCTCAATGCAGGCCATTCCGGTCAGATGAACCGCAGGGCCTTTGACCTGTTGGTTAAGGCGAAATTACTCCATAAAATTCCTTCCTGTGACCCCAGTGGACTTCCCCTCGGTGCAACGGCCAATCTGAAAAAATTCAAGGCAACCATGTTGGACATCGGCCTGATGCAACGGCTTTGTCAGGTACCGGCGAAGACCGAGCTGCTCCAGGAAGACCTGCTGGCTCTCTATAGGGGGAAACTTGCAGAGCAGTTTGTTGCTCAGGAGCTGCTGGCTTGGCACAGTTCGGAGCTTTTTTATTGGGCACGGGCTGCCCGCAGCAGTAATGCGGAAGTGGATTTTCTTGTTGTCCGGCAGGGAAAGATTTATCCGGTCGAGGTGAAGTCGGGTGCGGGCGGGAGCATGAAAAGCCTGCACCTAATGTTGGAGAAATACCCAAAGTGTCCGCAGGGGCTGGTGCTGTACAGTGGTTGCAGGCGTGAGCTGCCTGAGCAGAAGCTGTTGTTTCTGCCCTTGTACTGCGCTGCTCTGATTGGGGATATGCGATGGGGTACGTAA
- a CDS encoding type II toxin-antitoxin system prevent-host-death family antitoxin codes for MQATSKDLRFHTKKILDAARRGEEVVITFHGKPYARIVPLEEQVKKDKQNEFCGMWKDRTDMNDVDGYVRKLRKGRSF; via the coding sequence ATGCAGGCAACCAGCAAAGACTTACGATTTCATACCAAAAAAATCCTTGATGCGGCAAGGAGAGGTGAGGAGGTTGTCATCACCTTTCACGGAAAGCCCTATGCCAGAATTGTTCCTCTTGAGGAGCAGGTAAAAAAGGACAAACAGAACGAATTCTGCGGCATGTGGAAAGACCGGACTGATATGAACGATGTTGATGGATATGTTCGGAAACTCAGGAAAGGACGATCATTTTGA
- a CDS encoding type II toxin-antitoxin system VapC family toxin: protein MIFDTDMFIWVQRGNEKAAEVMDAADARYLSIQTYMELLQGAKNKKQHKYVKDFLASFAFEVLPLTENIGHRAAIYVEEYALSSGVCSGDALIAATAVENNMPLVSSNKKNFRIINELKFQHFKP from the coding sequence GTGATATTTGATACAGATATGTTTATCTGGGTCCAAAGAGGTAACGAGAAAGCAGCAGAGGTCATGGATGCAGCTGATGCAAGGTATCTCTCGATTCAGACGTACATGGAGTTACTCCAGGGAGCGAAAAACAAAAAACAACATAAGTATGTGAAAGACTTCCTCGCCTCCTTTGCTTTTGAAGTGCTTCCGCTTACAGAAAACATCGGGCACAGAGCCGCAATCTATGTTGAAGAGTATGCATTGTCATCCGGGGTATGTTCCGGCGATGCACTCATTGCCGCAACAGCTGTTGAGAATAACATGCCCCTTGTATCAAGCAATAAAAAAAATTTCAGGATAATAAACGAACTGAAATTTCAGCACTTTAAACCTTGA
- a CDS encoding DUF4160 domain-containing protein: protein MPRIAFFFGISIYMYMDDHGVPHCHGVYGDYAGSFGLEDGERIAGEMPPKQEKKIKEFIQANKEDLMEAWHELNN from the coding sequence ATGCCCAGAATTGCTTTTTTTTTCGGAATTTCTATATACATGTATATGGATGACCACGGCGTTCCCCATTGCCACGGAGTGTACGGAGATTATGCCGGTTCCTTCGGCTTGGAAGACGGGGAGCGGATCGCCGGTGAGATGCCACCCAAACAGGAAAAAAAGATCAAGGAGTTTATCCAGGCAAACAAAGAAGATCTGATGGAGGCATGGCATGAACTCAACAATTAA
- a CDS encoding type II toxin-antitoxin system VapC family toxin produces MIIDTDVLIWYSRGYQNAIDLLHGLDRFSLSVVTYMEIVQGVRNKQELNAFQKALAILNAQVIQINELISTKAMFYVEQYALSHSMELADALIGATAVIKQLPLITGNEKHYKHLPEIEIQKFLIDG; encoded by the coding sequence TTGATTATTGATACAGATGTGCTGATCTGGTATTCAAGAGGCTATCAAAATGCAATAGACCTTCTCCACGGTCTTGATCGTTTTTCGCTGTCCGTGGTGACCTATATGGAAATTGTTCAAGGCGTGAGAAATAAACAGGAACTCAATGCGTTTCAAAAGGCATTGGCCATACTTAATGCTCAGGTCATTCAAATTAACGAGCTGATCTCCACCAAAGCGATGTTTTATGTCGAGCAGTACGCTCTGAGCCATTCTATGGAACTGGCTGATGCGTTAATCGGCGCAACAGCGGTCATCAAGCAGCTCCCGCTGATTACGGGAAACGAAAAGCATTACAAGCATCTGCCGGAGATTGAAATTCAAAAATTTCTGATTGACGGCTGA
- a CDS encoding PIN domain-containing protein, giving the protein MKKDKVFLDTDVILDLLTEREPHFEAAVELFLQIQDKTIQAYTSPVIIANIFYILNRHLDRQKAIQSLIKLKSLVKVLNCGDRVIELALSSDFKDFEDSIQYYTALENNIDILITRNVKDYKTANITLSTPLEYIKSR; this is encoded by the coding sequence ATGAAGAAAGATAAAGTATTTCTGGATACAGATGTGATTCTTGATTTACTCACAGAGCGAGAGCCTCATTTTGAAGCCGCAGTTGAACTCTTCCTACAAATTCAAGATAAAACGATACAGGCTTATACCTCTCCTGTTATTATCGCAAATATATTCTACATACTCAACAGGCACCTAGACAGGCAAAAGGCAATCCAGTCACTCATTAAACTTAAATCACTTGTCAAGGTACTCAATTGTGGTGACCGCGTGATTGAATTAGCTCTTTCATCAGACTTCAAGGACTTCGAAGACTCAATTCAATACTACACAGCTCTTGAAAACAATATTGATATTCTTATCACGCGAAACGTAAAAGATTACAAAACAGCAAATATAACTCTCTCAACTCCTCTCGAATATATCAAAAGCAGATAA